A single Triticum dicoccoides isolate Atlit2015 ecotype Zavitan chromosome 2A, WEW_v2.0, whole genome shotgun sequence DNA region contains:
- the LOC119354615 gene encoding uncharacterized protein LOC119354615: MHSSSPSSAAVAYSSSSPSHLSPVDGFLCVKEGVDEMIKHVANEPSLGLYFVQQHAQASMPILLDVKGKVTEKTCEITLHTEDIEDSICAVRSMAEFGLPIADDMIKDINKSLKIMSKTQPKKGLTQNPIWGFQSDKSSEAWNDLDATNGGSSKNYLSSMLNTAKQKASSLRWPQTDFAMNDGVSEKSVSSTAQESSQAGGHGASTPSDAERDEVSISSRLLENKNAGTMNQGLSASDISHTAESYNKFKEEQELKLQEWLRESKEADDNRG; this comes from the exons ATGCacagctcctccccctcctccgccgccgtcgcGTATTCTTCCTCGTCTCCATCACACCTCTCCCCAGTAGACGGCTTCCTCTGCG TGAAGGAGGGGGTCGACGAGATGATCAAGCACGTCGCCAATGAGCCCTCCCTCGGGCTCTACTTCGTCCAGCAGCACGCTCAGGCATCCATGCCCATCCTCCTTGACGTCAAG GGCAAGGTTACAGAAAAGACTTGTGAGATAACATTACACACTGAAGATATAGAGGATTCTATTTGTGCTGTGAGGTCCATGGCTGAGTTTGGACTTCCAATTGCTGATGATATGATAAAGGACATAAATAAATCTCTAAAGATAATGTCGAAGACCCAACCAAAGAAAGG GTTAACCCAGAACCCCATTTGGGGGTTCCAATCAGACAAAAGCTCGGAAGCATGGAACGATTTGGACGCAACTAATGGTGGAAGTAGCAAGAACTATTTGTCTTCCATGTTGAACACCGCAAAGCAAAAGGCATCGAGTCTCAGATGGCCACAGACTGATTTCGCTATGAACGATGGCGTTAGTGAGAAGTCAGTGTCATCTACAGCTCAGGAGTCGTCACAAGCCGGAGGACATGGTGCGTCAACACCCTCGGATGCAGAAAGGGACGAAGTCTCCATTTCAAGCCGATTGTTGGAAAATAAAAATGCAGGTACTATGAACCAGGGCCTGTCTGCTTCTGATATCTCCCACACGGCGGAGAGCTACAACAAGTTCAAAGAAGAACAGGAACTGAAACTGCAAGAGTGGCTCAGGGAGTCGAAAGAAGCTGACGATAATAGAGGTTGA